One segment of Candidatus Melainabacteria bacterium DNA contains the following:
- a CDS encoding PBP1A family penicillin-binding protein translates to MPNLRKTNVLVSTRDGISYIFQIVSLAVGFAILIITVTAAVIAILVCNDLRHVPDLAFLKDYHPNRTIQIFDHKDKLVCAVEQDVSRVVVPLKKIPLYMQQAVLAAEDRHFYEHSGINFKSLVRAAYANMQARQVVEGGSTITQQLVKNLFFLDTGRSADRKIAEALVATELEKRYSKPEILQIYLNEIYFGNGANGIQQAAQRYFGKNVWELNLSESAFIAGLIRSPSTLGSPEHRDEAILRQRQILDGMAECGFITHAQGQHAKFYPLYFHSSLEPKPQHAFNVYPYYVSYVLDLIKLRYPETVARRQGIKVFTNLDQVAQQCGEKVLAQEIKHAPAGITQEALIAISVKDGGVRAIVGGAGDYWTKQWNCATNPHTVGSTFKPFVYLTAFLEHALGPNSLIDDTPLTVHQVDSADYSPKNYDGKFLGKIPVRKALAQSRNVCAVRAAQMVGMSRVLSIAREAGITGDIAPNISSALGSSALSPLDLAGAYGTFARGGVVITPRALRRVESMNGELLENFDSDAHRVFPEEEVSWLVSILQEVVNSGTGMQARLGDRPAAGKTGTADKATDLWFVGFTPDMVTAVWGGNDNNLPIANKHVTGGTVMARLWRQYNKMYYSRVSVPPGAFLSSQNEGAVTDIKDLPDDSNSTAAHAVVEHKTAGRRRPKVVHHFRAPRMFSGHKPSNPDGGVAVRRAVGVTEYSWGR, encoded by the coding sequence ATGCCAAACCTCAGAAAAACAAATGTTCTCGTTAGTACGCGTGACGGGATCTCGTATATCTTTCAGATCGTAAGTCTTGCGGTTGGATTCGCAATCTTGATCATTACAGTCACAGCCGCTGTGATAGCCATCCTCGTTTGCAATGACTTGCGCCATGTTCCAGACCTGGCTTTTCTCAAAGATTATCACCCCAATCGCACCATTCAAATTTTCGACCACAAAGATAAGCTCGTCTGCGCAGTGGAACAGGACGTCAGCCGAGTTGTAGTGCCGCTCAAGAAGATACCGCTATACATGCAGCAAGCAGTGCTCGCAGCAGAAGATCGACACTTCTATGAGCACAGTGGTATCAACTTTAAGAGTCTGGTCAGGGCTGCCTATGCCAATATGCAAGCACGTCAGGTCGTCGAAGGTGGCTCGACTATTACGCAGCAGCTGGTAAAAAATTTGTTTTTTCTCGACACCGGTCGGTCAGCTGACCGCAAGATTGCCGAAGCTCTTGTTGCTACTGAGCTCGAAAAACGATACAGCAAGCCGGAAATTTTGCAGATCTACTTGAACGAAATTTATTTCGGAAACGGCGCCAATGGTATACAACAGGCTGCACAAAGGTATTTTGGAAAGAACGTCTGGGAGCTCAATCTGTCTGAGTCTGCCTTCATAGCAGGGCTAATTCGTTCGCCGTCTACATTAGGAAGTCCGGAACACCGTGACGAAGCAATTTTGAGGCAGCGGCAAATCCTTGATGGTATGGCCGAATGTGGTTTCATTACTCACGCTCAGGGACAGCACGCTAAATTTTACCCGCTCTACTTTCACAGTAGTCTGGAGCCAAAACCCCAACATGCTTTCAACGTTTATCCCTACTATGTCAGTTATGTATTGGATTTGATCAAACTGCGTTATCCTGAAACCGTGGCGCGCCGGCAGGGCATCAAGGTTTTCACGAATTTGGATCAAGTAGCGCAGCAGTGCGGTGAAAAGGTTCTGGCGCAAGAGATCAAACATGCTCCAGCTGGTATTACGCAAGAGGCGTTGATTGCTATTTCTGTTAAGGATGGCGGCGTGCGCGCCATCGTAGGCGGTGCTGGCGACTACTGGACCAAGCAATGGAACTGCGCCACCAACCCCCATACTGTGGGATCTACATTCAAACCGTTTGTATATTTGACTGCCTTTCTGGAACATGCACTTGGTCCTAATTCTCTCATCGACGACACACCACTGACGGTGCATCAGGTCGACAGCGCGGATTACAGCCCTAAAAATTATGATGGAAAGTTTCTCGGCAAGATTCCTGTGCGCAAGGCCCTGGCGCAGTCACGCAATGTTTGCGCTGTTCGTGCGGCTCAGATGGTCGGAATGAGCCGGGTGCTGTCGATTGCCAGAGAAGCTGGGATTACTGGTGATATCGCTCCAAATATTTCCTCTGCCCTTGGAAGTTCGGCGCTTTCGCCGCTCGACCTGGCTGGTGCTTATGGAACCTTTGCCAGAGGCGGCGTCGTCATTACCCCGCGCGCCTTGAGGCGGGTCGAGTCGATGAACGGCGAATTACTCGAAAACTTTGACTCTGATGCACACCGGGTCTTCCCTGAAGAGGAAGTCTCCTGGCTTGTTTCCATATTGCAAGAGGTCGTAAATTCAGGCACAGGAATGCAGGCTCGCCTTGGAGACAGACCTGCAGCCGGAAAAACTGGTACGGCCGACAAAGCTACCGATCTCTGGTTTGTTGGATTTACACCGGATATGGTGACCGCGGTCTGGGGCGGTAATGACAATAATCTGCCCATTGCCAATAAGCACGTCACAGGCGGCACGGTGATGGCTCGGCTCTGGCGTCAATACAACAAGATGTATTACTCTCGGGTATCGGTGCCTCCCGGCGCCTTCCTCAGCAGTCAGAATGAAGGAGCTGTGACCGATATCAAGGATCTGCCCGACGATAGCAATTCCACAGCAGCGCATGCTGTTGTCGAGCACAAAACCGCTGGCAGGCGCAGACCAAAGGTTGTTCATCATTTTCGGGCACCCAGAATGTTTTCTGGGCACAAGCCTTCGAATCCTGACGGTGGGGTGGCTGTGCGTCGCGCTGTCGGTGTAACCGAGTATTCATGGGGACGCTAA